The DNA window ATGCCCAATATACGCCGAAACTCACCCGCTCCTTTGGATTTGGGTCACATGGCGCACAGTTTCACCTGCACTGATCCGAAGGCCAACGAGGTATCTCCTCAAACTCCTCCCCCGAAAGCAAATAATCTAGCAGATGACAACGACGACGATGTAATCACACACATCATGGGGGACTTTGGGCCCTGGCAACTGCGCTCCCTGCTCATCCTGTTTCTCTGCAAGATTCCCGCCGCCTGGTTCATGGCCTGCATCCTGTTCACAGCGCCGGATTTGTACCCCGAGGAGGAGTACAAGTGTGATACGAGGGCTTTCGGGCCGGAGGTCAACTCCACCGTCTCGCTGGACCACTGCTATGTGATGGTCAACTACGGAGAGTCAGGATACGCCATGCGACAGTGTCGAAAGTTCCTCTACACCACGGGCTTCCACTCCCTGACCATGGAGTTCGATTTGGTGTGTCTGTGCGACTTCTTTGTGGCCTGGTCTCAGTACTGGCACCTCTTTGGCCTCCTAATCGGTGGCGTGGCGGCCACCAAGTTGATGAGTGTCCTGAGTCCCCGACAGATTTATGGAACTGGCATCTGGTGCCTGCTCATGTGCAGCCTGCTGATGGGTCTAGTCAAGGACTTCAGTCTGCACTGTGGACTCCGATGCTTGGCTGCTGTTTCGTGCTGCTTTATGATCACCTCGGGGCAGTATATATGTAAgtaaaattgaatatttaagaATATTTTAAGATTAAATAATCTGTTTTCCAGTTGGTGACATAACAGCGGGCAAATATCGCGTAGGAGCTCTCCTGCTTTACGACTGCTTCTGGGCTCTGGGCTTGATCCTGCTCCCTGGCTTGGCCTCCAATGCTCCCAGCTGGCAGCACATATATCTGGGTGTAACTCTCTCCTTGCTGGTGATTGTCTTCCTGCTGCCATGGACTCCGGACTCACCGCGCTGGCAGCTGCAACACACCAAGGAAGCTCAACTGGCCATCGAGCGAACGGTGGGAGTCCTGCTAGAAGCAGCCCGTACCAATGGTAGAATGCACAAAGTGTCCAAGGAGTTACCCCAGCAGTTGGAGGAGCTGAGGGAAAGGATGTTGGAGCCAATGCCCGCAGTGCATTGGATGCACTTGTGGATGGGCCAGCGCAGGAGTACTTTCCAATTGGTGGCCGTGCACATGGCACTTGCCACCTTCATGGTGGTCAACACTGGGCTGCTGCTCCATGTGCGGTCCTTTGGCAGGGAGCACCTGGTGTCCAACACATTGGCCATGGGGCTGGCCGAGATGCTGGGTTGCTTCCTGGCCCTACACCTGACCTTCAACCTGAGTGAACGCAAGTGGCAGTGGGCGGGGGGATTTGCCATCGTGGTCGGCTGCATTGGTAGCATCTGTTGGTTTCTGGCCGAGGAGGATATGCCTGAGGTGTATGGACTGACGCTGGGCTTGCTGATGGCCTCACTTCCCCAGGCGGCTGTGGCCTGCGCCCAGTCCATGATCCTGGCCTGCCTGGGCGAACTGGTGCCAGTGGAGCAGCGTAGTTGCCTCTCCTTCTCCGCCGTCACGTGGGCGCGTGTGTGGCAGCTCTCCGCCTCTTTTCTCACGCTGCTCAGGCAGGTGAGCCCCGCCCTCTCCCTGTCCGCCTTCTGTCTGCTGGTCATCCTGGGCGGCCTCGGCACATGTTGCCTGGTCACGCGAGACAAGGAGCAGCCATCGGTCGGAGCTGCAGTAAACAAGGGACAGCAACTTATTGCGTTCACGTAATTACGTATACTTAATATATGTCTGGGCGTATATGATAAGTTAGTTTTAGTGTCTGTCAAGTATTCGCGAACAGTATTCGAATTTAGCTCATTAAACATTCGCTTATCGCGAATTGAATATGTATATTgggttgcatacttttgggaaTAAATCAAAGGTTCGGCATCTACacgtattttgtttaaaatgtaaaGTTTACATTAGATTCAGATCTTATCAATGCAAATCTATTATAAACTATTTGGCAGAATAGggcattaaataaattaaaaatggctCGCATGATTTTGAAATAAACTTTCAGGAACCAAAGCCATTTGGGACCAATGTAAGCCCGCAACACCTGCCCACCCAACGACCACCTACCTTCATCCACCAAGCTGACACACATTTCGTGTGGCTCGTATAATAAGCACACATGCCCGGCTAAATATCCCAGCGCATTGCTCCACTAACAACATATTTCTATTTGGTCACTTGTCCCACCAATCCCACCCAGCCAAAGCGACAAGCAGAAATcgcaaatcaataaaatggAAACCATAAAATTGCCAGAAGCGGCGCCACGCCAATAGGCACCACAAAGAGTGTGTCATTTGCGGAGCAGCAGTTGGCGAGGAAGCACCAGTCGGAGAGCACTTCCAGGACCAACTCCAATCAAATGCAGTGCGGTGCAGGCTGACCAACTGCTGCTATCTGGATGCAATGAAGCCGAAGAAATCGGCCTTTGCCAATTCATCCACAGGATACGGAAGGAACAAGCACGGAAAAGGACACTCTGGCAAGGATAAAGTCGAGGGTGGTGGTAAGGGCAAGAGCCGAGAGGAGAAGGATAAGCATAAACATGAGCAGAAGGTGGACGAGAAGGACGACAAGGATCTAAATTCCGGCTTCGGCGACTATCTTCGCACTCCGGAGGGTCTGTAATTTTGGCTCCTTAAACATATTTAGCTCATTTAACTAATAAATATAACCCCTTTCCATCAGCATTTGAAATGATGAAACTCTTTGTCTTTGCCAATACCATAATGCTAATTGTCACCATGGCTTGGCCGCACATCAAGGAGCAATTCTACATGGTTAATCAGTGGCTTGAAAGCTTTCGCAAGGAGCATCAGCAGTAGAAACCAAAGGATCTATCGAACAAATAAGTGAATCAAGTGGAAGGTTACAAAAATGGTCGGTCCTTTCATGCAGGGCCTCTTCTTGATTGGCATCATCTACTGGTATTCCAAGGGGATGATGTCCATGATCAACGACTACTACAGAAGTGAGTTTCAGCGGAAGTTGCAGGCGGAACCAGCGAAGACGAAGGCGGAGGCACCCATCAATGTGGACAACTTTATGGATTATGTTAGGGAGCTGGACACTCCGGACGAGATGGCGAGAAGCCCGCCGGAAGGAACTGAATCCCCGCCCATAGGAGACACCTATTGCAACATACTTCTACGATTCTTGGAGATTACCGGCACTCTGCCACCTTTCGATGTTTGCCTAGTTACGAGCAACATAAGATAGCCCATcctataattaattataaagtatCAATTATACTTAGTGTATTTTATATGAGTTTCGTAGAATAAAGTATGGTACTAAAAACCGAATTGCATACTTATGGGTCTTGCTCTCTACATTCGAATTAAACATTGTATCCCACCATTTTGAATTACAATATAAAACATTATTCTTACTTGgggttttcatattttttatttaaatatttgcagaATATATTCGTGTATCTCCGGCATTAGCTCACTTACCAACCTATTCACAAAACTTTATAAACATACTAATCTCTATAAATATCATGGAATATATATCGATTTGGTCTGTAAGTAAGCTCTATTCCATCCAGATCTGGTCATTGCTAGTTTATATCTGAAGCAGCTTGTGAAAATTAGTTATATGCAGATATGAAGTAGTTAGGTATATTTGACTTGGAAGTTATGCCATTAGGTTTATAATAAGTGCTGTCTACAAATCGTTTGTTTTCAGGTATTCGTTTTGTGGCACAAAGTGTGGAGTTTGAAGATACCACAAAGCTGAAGATATCTTAAGAATCATTTGATTTAAGGAGGTCAGTATGTGATTAATAGCTAGGTATTACCAATTTCATAAGAGATCCACATTCTAACATACACTACGTCCACCCACTCTTTAGCCAATTTCGTATAATTAACTTAATAATATCGAATAAAGACAAATGCCTCTCGGGTAAAATCATATTCTTcattttatgtatattttatatacacAACAGTTTATCatacataattttattataaaataaaaataataataattgcattacaaattaataaagcaAAGATACAAGGTAAAGTACATCGCGCATCGAAATGTTAATTCAATGAAAATGTACTTAGTGAGTTGAATAATACATTGGAATTCTACATCTGTAATTTAATCGAAATCATAActtttaataaaagaaaatcacAATGTCTTTCGTTGGAGAAGTTAACAAAATGTATTCAAGAGTAATGCAAAAAATTAAGGAAACACAAAACCTTTCTGAAGTATCACAACCTTTCAAACAAGGATTAACAATTGAGAGCTACTTGGGCTAACAAATCGAATTTTGACAATTGATTTATGGTGGCCTACTAAAGActatatatgcatacatataggTTATGGATATCGCGTGATATTGTTATATATGGCTAAACACGTACAAATTAGATTGCTTATGAACAAggcaaaaatacaaatgcataataCGCAGAGGCTTTTCTCTCTATAATGCACAAAGTCTCCTTACCGCAAGGATCATTtcgatttatatatatatatatatattactgTGCGTTCAAGTCTTAACGAGTAAACAGTAACACCTAATGACTCTGACCACGTTTCCCTTGCGCGTCCTCTCTACTCAATCTCATCTAGTCCGAGGACTTCCAATTTGTGGGCGGTGGCGGCGCTGGCACCGTTGGCCTCTTGGGCGTTTGAAATGAGTTCGGAGAGATGGGTGTCGTGACTTGGGGCTGAGCTTGCTGCTGATTTTGGTCTGCAGCCGTAGCAGGCGGATCGTGGTTGTGATTGTTTTCCTTTGTCGTCGACGATACCTCACGAGTTCCGTTCGTCTCGCCATTCTCCTGGCGCAGCTTGTCGAGAAAATGCTCCGTTTTAAATCGCACACTGCCATTGCCATTATCAATTGTTGcctgagtgggcgtggtaccGCCCTCATCGTCGCTCTTTCCATCTGCCTTAGGCGCTCCCACGCCCAGCACAGTGGGTCGCTTGGGCAGCAGAGGCTTCTGCGGCACGTCTGGCTTCAGCTTGAAGCTGCCAATGCTGTCGGTGCTCTTGCGATCGGCCGTTGGAGAGGGCAGGTTGTCCAGCCCGAAGAACTGTGTCCGCGTCATCGGAACAGGCTTGGCTAACGTTACAGGTGGCGGAGGCAGTGGTTCCAGCTGCGTCTGCGTCGGCTGACTAGCAGCTGGCGATTGAAACTGCGGCAGATTCGGCAGCGGTGGCTTGGCGGGCTTCTCCTGCTTTTCCGGCGTCTGCTGCGGGAACAGCTCCTTTGCGTGCGGTCGGTGCGAAGTCTGTGATGTGGTCATAATTGTGCCGTTTCCATTGGTGGTGGGAGGAGAAGGTGCATTAGCTTTTTGCCTGCGCAATGTACCGTATCGTGGACTCTCCATGACTTCtataaatggaaatggatCGTTAAATATGATATGAGCTTTATTATAATTACTttataaaatgatattttttttaagagACTTTAAAATCGAATATGCCAATGTACAAGATCTTTAAAATTTCAAACGAGTCAAAAGATTTGGTATAagtcaaataaaatgtatcaAAGTTATTCCAATGACACCATGAACTTCCAAAAGTACAATACTAAATTTGGTTCCAATCcattttattaaacaaaatattaccACTAATATTGCACTTTAACAGCATCTAGGTACGTAAGAaaacattttgaaaaataaaataaggcACAGGAAAATACTAAGCGTGGAATTGTTAAAAATATAAGAGGAAAAGTCGTCATAGGTCGAATACTGTATAGTGGCCCCTGTCATAGATGCCAGACTGTGCAGTATGCTTACCACTGTCGTTTCTATCCAGGTTCTCATTCGAGGAGTTGGATTTGCTCTTGCCCTCGACGAAGAGCTTTTGCTTCTGCAGGGTCAAATAGAACTCGACTTCGCCGGTGAAGAAGTAGTCCCACTGGCTGATTAGCAGCTCAACAATGATGTTGGCTGCCGAAGAGCTGTTCACCTGACCAATGTAGTCGGCCGGAGCGTTGCTGCTCTTGTCAATGCGTGGCCACAGCATGTTTGGTGACATCACTATGGCCAGGTTCTGCGAGCTCATCTTGTTGAGCGCCGAGCGCTGCTGCACGATGGACAGAAAGCGGGTGAGGTAGCGCAGGTTCGCGTAGTTCTCCTTGGGCAGCTTGGTCAGAATGGCCTTAATCTCCGTCTTGCGCTCGGCCTCGCTGTGCCTCTCAGCGATCCGGATGAAGTCCTTGTACAGGTTGTAGGTGAGCAGCGGCTCGGGCAGCTCACGCAAGTACAGCTTGAGTATGGAACCAATGACATGGGGATCCTGGTAGTCCAGTGGAAGCGGTGTCTTTACATGCTGCGCCTCCAGGGCGTGCTTCATGCGCCGCAATTTCGTGCTCGCGCAGCCCACGCGCAGCAGACCCTCCTCCTCCAGGCCGTGTTCTAAcagacagcagcagcacagctCCACAATGTAGGAGATCTCGCGGTTGGTGGACGTCAGGTGCTCCTTGAGCGAGGTGCCAAAGCGGGACTTCTCTGTGCCCTGGATAGTGTCCTGGATGCGGGCCAGCGAGGCGTTTACGTGCTGCAGAGCGCGCTCGTGATAGTTTCTTTGGTTGAGTACATAGTCCCGGATGCAGCTAACGATCTCGTCCTCTTTGGCAATCAACTCTAGCATCTGGGCCGCCCAGGCATCCCGCTCTTTCTCCAGCTTCAGCTCGCACTCCTCCTGCTGGCTCTTGATGTGGTTAACCTTGGCCGCTGGTTCCTCCAGACGGATTGCCGCCTGCGAGAGTAAAGCAAAGCACTGATTAGCCCATGTCAGATAAGAACCAATGTCACGGACATCGTCACATTTCGAAAAGAGCAAAGTTCAAGCGCCAAAGTATCTTATCTCAAAATAGTTTTCCGAATGACTCATGGAAGATGCCTGTAGAGGAAAGTTTTGCGGCTCATTTAAAAATAGATCGACCTCTACCGCAGCCCAGCCAGCTGTTACCACTCTCATCACGGACTTTATTTCAGTTCACCCACTTCCGACAATGGGTTTCATTCGGGATACAGCACACACATGCGCCGCTTCATTGGGGCCACTAACTGCGGTGACTAGATCATGCAATTCCCCTGCTCTACAAAGGCTGATAAGAAACACAATAAGAGTGAAGGAGAAAGGGCCTTatcaataacaacaaaaaaccgAACAATGCATTTCAGACTTTAATCACAAAAGCATATAGCAGGACTGTAAATTGGCAAGTTTTGAGGATgtgaaaatgtaaatttttttaGATAATTTATAATCGCACTGccttttcgcattttttgccCGCTAACGTTCAAAACAAAGATTCTTTAAGTGAAGTAATCCAGCGCTGAGCGTAAATAAACAAAGTTCGCGCTTATGATGTAAGTTTTGCTTACTACAGCATTACCCCTTGTGTGCAAACAAACTGGAGGTGGCATTCATCGCCCTATCCCATAGCTCCCGTTCCCGTATCATAACACcgctaaaaataaacaaatcgtGACAAATTGCTGTAAGTGCAGCCGACGCTATCTGCCCCGCAGAAGACAATGGCATCCACCTATCGGTTTCCCCGCCCTCTCCAACTGCCAATCGGATTGGAGTATGACTGAGTCACATCATTTCCATGAGCCGCAACCTCTCGACGACCTACATCCCAGTTGGCACCGCAAGTTACACATTCAACGCCGGGCACCGAAGTTAGCACTTCCAAAGGCAGTCGTGTGCTTATATGTACGTATTGTTTTCGGATTGGATCTATGTCAGGGAGTGCAATTAGAACAGCACCGGAGCAGCGGTGAGCGTCTGATTAGCGAATTATGGCAAGCCGACGGGCGGTTAATGGGCGATAAGATTACTGGGGAGTGTAAATAACTTGGGTTTCGAATTTTCTGATTCGCCAGTGACCAGTGGTCGTCCATTTCAATTATGATGTCACTGTCGCCAAGTCAATGAACGTCTTCCGACACCTTAAACAGACAACATACATCAACAAATACAGCGGCTAGTCATCCCCGACCGCTGCCTCCATATGGCAAACGGCGTCGTGATTTGTACAAAATACAGCGGAAGGGAAAAACGAGcgaaaaaatgtatgtatgaagaTAAGACTGAAAACAATGAAACTCGAAAAGTAAGTTTTTGTGTCCAGAAGCCGGCCATAACTGTAGACGCCAGGGGACAGAACCAATCGGGCGTCAGAAAATTGGAACACCAAAGAGCCGTTCATGCCATCTCATCTCCTCCAGCGCGCCACATCCCACTCCAGATGTGCCCACTGCTCGGCGATAAGGCAGCAGTGTCGAGTATCGGATTCGAATCATAAAAACGTAAACGACAAAATCGAAACGCacggcaaacaaacaatacAATAGAAACTGGTGTGAGATAAAGCCCGAGCCAGTATGAAAGAaaacgcaacaacaacaatagtaataataataaatggaaattaaaaattgattgcttCTTTGGCCGGCGCTTCTTGGCATCCGCCTCGGTACAGTGGTTGTGCATTGATTGAAAAGCGAAGGCTCGGTTTTGCTTGGTAGCTTTATGGCATTTGTGGCATTCTGGGAAGGGCCTATCCTATCGTCCGCTTTCATTCTGGGAATGCTTTCTCACGTTGtttacttttcaacgaatcgcACACAAGAAATCAAACCACAGTGCACTCTGGATAAGAGGGATTCAGTTCACCAATACCGCCAACGACCGACAGTCGTTGTTATTGTTCGTTAATCAGAGACAACCTCGCGATTGGATTTCGTTGGGAAAAGGCGAATCACTTGACCAGCTGAGGTAACTTTTGGCGGCCCATTACCTCCAACGAGCAGAtttcttaattaatttaacaatcTCCCATTGTCATCGTGCGCAGTTTGGCCAAAACGGAAATCCAACATTATTCACTCTCTCTATCTGGCCTGTTCACCGATTCACCCACCGAGTATACACGTAACGCCGAATCCCCGCTAGATTTATGATCACCACTCACCTCATGGCTGCGCTTCAGCGAGGTGTACTCCTGCAGGGTGCGCGACACGTTGCGCTTGAGCGTGGAGATCTCCTGTATCTCCTTGTCCAAAATGTTTTTCAGCCGCCGCACCACCTTGGCCTCGGTCTCCAGCTCGCTCTCGATAATGCACTCTGCCATCGTCTTCTCCAGCTCGCCTGCAATGGAGAAGCACACACTGACATAAGTACTGGGTATATGAAGCTGCAAAGCCTACACCACACTGACCATCATCTTAGTAGCATGCTAAATATAGTAGATAAAAAGATAAGTCTCTATTCTTTACATAAAGTGGTAATACCAGTTTCTTTGTCATCAGATTtcgaattttcaatttgctgccCCAAAACTCCTAAATCTAAGACAAGTAAAAGCGAATCTAACTTCTAAAAGAAATAGgaattactattattatttgctAGCTCTATCAATCATGAAGTAAATTGATATAGTTTGCTGTGTGTATCGCGCAGCCTCTTGCCATTCCCATCTACTCGATTCTATTCCACCCGCAAGTGAGGAAGTCACTGCTTATTTAAGACCTTATCGCCAGGCGGTAGCTGCGAAGATGTTGGCGTGCCGGTTGGTTTTCAGTTGCTGGAGTAGCTCCGCTTAGATGCGGGGCGAGATTGGGCCAATCCGAGGGGAGGTGCCCGGCGAATAGGTTGACGAGCTGAGTAAGCAAAATTGTGATAATTGTGTTGAGTGCCCCGAGACTCGAGCCTCAGCAGCTGAACCCGCCATGGAGGCATAGTGGAGGCAAAAAGG is part of the Drosophila sechellia strain sech25 chromosome 3R, ASM438219v1, whole genome shotgun sequence genome and encodes:
- the LOC6619018 gene encoding solute carrier family 22 member 20, translated to MKEDNLYGGWMPNIRRNSPAPLDLGHMAHSFTCTDPKANEVSPQTPPPKANNLADDNDDDVITHIMGDFGPWQLRSLLILFLCKIPAAWFMACILFTAPDLYPEEEYKCDTRAFGPEVNSTVSLDHCYVMVNYGESGYAMRQCRKFLYTTGFHSLTMEFDLVCLCDFFVAWSQYWHLFGLLIGGVAATKLMSVLSPRQIYGTGIWCLLMCSLLMGLVKDFSLHCGLRCLAAVSCCFMITSGQYIFGDITAGKYRVGALLLYDCFWALGLILLPGLASNAPSWQHIYLGVTLSLLVIVFLLPWTPDSPRWQLQHTKEAQLAIERTVGVLLEAARTNGRMHKVSKELPQQLEELRERMLEPMPAVHWMHLWMGQRRSTFQLVAVHMALATFMVVNTGLLLHVRSFGREHLVSNTLAMGLAEMLGCFLALHLTFNLSERKWQWAGGFAIVVGCIGSICWFLAEEDMPEVYGLTLGLLMASLPQAAVACAQSMILACLGELVPVEQRSCLSFSAVTWARVWQLSASFLTLLRQVSPALSLSAFCLLVILGGLGTCCLVTRDKEQPSVGAAVNKGQQLIAFT
- the LOC6619019 gene encoding uncharacterized protein LOC6619019 isoform X1, whose protein sequence is MKPKKSAFANSSTGYGRNKHGKGHSGKDKVEGGGKGKSREEKDKHKHEQKVDEKDDKDLNSGFGDYLRTPEAFEMMKLFVFANTIMLIVTMAWPHIKEQFYMVNQWLESFRKEHQQ
- the LOC6619019 gene encoding uncharacterized protein LOC6619019 isoform X2, whose protein sequence is MKPKKSAFANSSTGYGRNKHGKGHSGKDKVEGGGKGKSREEKDKHKHEQKVDEKDDKDLNSGFGDYLRTPEGLI
- the LOC6619020 gene encoding uncharacterized protein LOC6619020; this encodes MVGPFMQGLFLIGIIYWYSKGMMSMINDYYRSEFQRKLQAEPAKTKAEAPINVDNFMDYVRELDTPDEMARSPPEGTESPPIGDTYCNILLRFLEITGTLPPFDVCLVTSNIR
- the LOC6619022 gene encoding rho GTPase-activating protein 92B, with amino-acid sequence MKRQFAKIKIAAENLSRSSKSDSKDSELEAIERQVDRYRDTIEKIVRKLPALSGGGGSGSGSSEEQDKRTKKNSHYKIAQALDESAKELPKDMPLQKVLANCGELEKTMAECIIESELETEAKVVRRLKNILDKEIQEISTLKRNVSRTLQEYTSLKRSHEAAIRLEEPAAKVNHIKSQQEECELKLEKERDAWAAQMLELIAKEDEIVSCIRDYVLNQRNYHERALQHVNASLARIQDTIQGTEKSRFGTSLKEHLTSTNREISYIVELCCCCLLEHGLEEEGLLRVGCASTKLRRMKHALEAQHVKTPLPLDYQDPHVIGSILKLYLRELPEPLLTYNLYKDFIRIAERHSEAERKTEIKAILTKLPKENYANLRYLTRFLSIVQQRSALNKMSSQNLAIVMSPNMLWPRIDKSSNAPADYIGQVNSSSAANIIVELLISQWDYFFTGEVEFYLTLQKQKLFVEGKSKSNSSNENLDRNDSEVMESPRYGTLRRQKANAPSPPTTNGNGTIMTTSQTSHRPHAKELFPQQTPEKQEKPAKPPLPNLPQFQSPAASQPTQTQLEPLPPPPVTLAKPVPMTRTQFFGLDNLPSPTADRKSTDSIGSFKLKPDVPQKPLLPKRPTVLGVGAPKADGKSDDEGGTTPTQATIDNGNGSVRFKTEHFLDKLRQENGETNGTREVSSTTKENNHNHDPPATAADQNQQQAQPQVTTPISPNSFQTPKRPTVPAPPPPTNWKSSD